The Inediibacterium massiliense genome has a segment encoding these proteins:
- a CDS encoding site-specific integrase gives MKMIFLNVDEYLEFCLFCCPQARDKGQLKRRRRKEYDNLTNKYNTIEELLNSRKGTKEPGVDNLIIYILLAEKIQVKEDIHSILTVYGKRIIEYFKILDGIELDFWEQFESLDRDRKAKKFFINAFLRVFIFLNKYHLNEIEYSDLKILKSEKFNYDTTYKSGFCHNLIHIIMNLKTTDNKLKIQLKQDEDINKYGTYHVDLINKMKNYLEQEYIDRRQKTKTSSYAIRAFYKWLKNNHEEISKVKHIDEEHWYSFKNYIYNSEKIKPRTRQIRTNHTKLFLQWLQKNGYIKKEIVNASEKYRGYVECEPMMFVNREHKKKIIAKVIGYVPKNEKEELMKHFILVIADSGLRFSECLWIGPECLVENEDGIGEIFLQIREKLGRKNKTTSILPLGLKSIVFLEERFRKIEKKKFYHEQSEEYFYSLFTYESKLLTDRAVYAFYNKIIKDIEFKDDDGKVIDYSYIKFHAFRHQKFNDIYEVTNGSLYAVKVDSGHTQVEMTRKYTRQQEEKRKRKAMELIEEGKIVGKGAEILKELLKSQYEPSRYLKIVEKMNLVEIKENGTKKYAMKYLGFGYCCNESCEVTRTCEECDFFYTCDEFKIDLKDRYARNFLLLKANMAKNINLEEITQNQFTLIKSLKSQEKILRELGINQEELLKLRTMGCESE, from the coding sequence ATGAAGATGATATTTCTAAATGTAGATGAGTATTTAGAATTCTGTTTGTTTTGTTGTCCACAGGCTAGAGATAAGGGACAACTAAAAAGAAGAAGAAGAAAAGAATATGATAATCTTACTAATAAATATAATACAATAGAAGAATTGTTAAATAGTAGGAAAGGTACAAAAGAACCAGGAGTAGACAATCTTATAATATATATTTTGCTAGCTGAAAAAATACAAGTTAAGGAGGACATACATAGTATATTAACCGTATATGGAAAGCGAATAATAGAATATTTTAAAATTTTAGATGGAATAGAATTGGATTTTTGGGAACAATTCGAATCATTAGACAGGGACAGGAAAGCAAAAAAATTTTTTATTAATGCTTTTCTTAGAGTCTTTATATTTTTAAATAAATATCATTTAAATGAGATTGAATATAGTGATCTAAAAATATTAAAATCAGAGAAATTTAACTATGATACTACATATAAATCAGGATTTTGTCATAATTTAATCCATATAATAATGAATCTAAAAACTACTGATAATAAATTAAAAATTCAACTTAAACAAGATGAAGATATAAATAAGTATGGAACTTATCATGTTGATCTTATTAATAAAATGAAAAACTATTTAGAACAAGAATATATTGATAGAAGGCAAAAAACTAAAACGTCTAGTTATGCAATTAGAGCTTTCTACAAATGGTTAAAAAATAATCATGAAGAAATATCTAAAGTAAAACATATTGATGAAGAACATTGGTACAGTTTTAAAAATTATATTTATAACTCAGAGAAAATTAAGCCAAGAACCAGACAAATTAGAACAAATCATACGAAACTGTTTTTACAATGGTTACAGAAGAATGGATATATAAAAAAAGAGATAGTTAATGCATCAGAGAAGTATAGAGGGTATGTAGAATGTGAACCTATGATGTTTGTTAATAGAGAGCATAAGAAAAAGATTATAGCAAAAGTAATTGGATATGTTCCAAAAAACGAGAAAGAAGAATTAATGAAACATTTTATATTGGTTATAGCAGATTCTGGATTAAGATTTAGCGAGTGTTTATGGATAGGACCAGAATGTTTGGTAGAAAATGAGGATGGCATTGGAGAAATTTTTCTTCAAATTAGAGAAAAGCTAGGAAGAAAAAATAAGACAACCTCTATATTGCCTTTAGGGCTCAAATCTATTGTATTTTTAGAAGAGCGATTTAGAAAAATAGAAAAGAAAAAGTTTTATCATGAACAAAGCGAAGAATACTTTTATTCCCTATTTACATACGAATCTAAACTTTTAACAGACCGTGCAGTCTATGCCTTTTATAATAAAATTATAAAAGACATAGAATTTAAAGATGATGATGGTAAAGTTATAGATTATAGTTATATAAAGTTTCATGCATTCAGACACCAAAAATTTAATGACATATATGAAGTCACAAACGGAAGCTTATATGCAGTAAAAGTAGATTCAGGTCATACACAAGTAGAAATGACTAGAAAATACACAAGACAGCAAGAGGAAAAGCGCAAGAGAAAAGCTATGGAATTAATAGAAGAAGGCAAAATAGTAGGAAAAGGGGCAGAAATACTAAAAGAACTATTAAAATCGCAGTATGAGCCTTCTAGATATCTTAAAATAGTAGAAAAAATGAATTTAGTAGAGATAAAAGAAAATGGAACAAAGAAATATGCCATGAAATATTTAGGATTTGGATATTGTTGCAATGAAAGCTGTGAAGTTACTCGTACATGTGAAGAGTGTGATTTTTTTTATACCTGTGATGAATTTAAGATAGATTTAAAGGATAGATATGCTAGAAACTTTTTATTGTTGAAAGCTAATATGGCTAAAAATATAAATTTAGAGGAAATAACACAGAATCAGTTCACATTGATCAAGAGTTTAAAGAGTCAAGAGAAAATACTAAGAGAATTAGGTATCAATCAAGAGGAACTTTTAAAATTAAGAACAATGGGTTGTGAGAGTGAATAA
- a CDS encoding tyrosine-type recombinase/integrase, with protein sequence MSRDIIENHIIKENNTKFTIMQVVKVLKISDDKKHISENEYIQCIKLLNRESDILEALVSKHRNLYKEIIRRFPSINELQKSNNKFFKYKKMTNTIYYFILVYADRMKVDFQDLYKVKYIPSLLKENEKELIRQIAIGLEYKPSGIQKEILKIERMLYYYNKNLYELAEKEIWDYKNKILEIYPYKREIRITKYTFNIMKGLGILSPKVVYKTSPLRDYKGISLDVDKEFLRLTLNDYEEYIEKNMYFKTAEKARRIIIKFMNWISNEYPEIKTLQDIEFEHIRGFSKYIKNLHIPKTEKLYSRETINGWLSRLKGFLIYLSNKNLLNNELNYKIYDRYDGYNYLYFTKGKSLPRPIPLRDREQIRNIIYNIQEKKADDYLIKRMLKILYLLGLRPFELECLKLDCKRGTKEIPKLHVHRAKFFKERFIPLTEEAKKIIDELVEFNKNSFEIYSRYDELTIQRLCHWQGKIYEFRTLSYFFKKSLIDAGLTDNENNSKYTLYDLRRIRITTWLEAGIAEEVVADMVGHNDVDSHNAYLIGKEIRTENAKKVHKELYEDFLKEVESTGMYTEKQIEDIETRDYIETIQESLLQIENKNINIAMLESAFREFPELSIPVPCGNCLGKILYEEDFDCSQMELPCLECNELLVKESNIKQLDDFIGRIYINLQIQEKKGLEGLMDRSVSMLKRLKNFYVLKFKFKEDEAEQRFNEIKNKVAPIKKRGRKKKS encoded by the coding sequence ATGAGTAGAGATATTATAGAAAACCATATAATTAAAGAGAATAATACAAAGTTTACGATAATGCAGGTTGTAAAAGTGTTAAAAATATCAGATGATAAAAAACATATATCAGAAAATGAGTATATACAATGTATAAAACTTCTAAATAGAGAATCGGATATTTTAGAAGCACTAGTTAGTAAACATAGAAATTTGTATAAAGAAATTATTAGGCGATTTCCTTCTATTAATGAATTACAAAAGTCTAATAATAAATTCTTTAAATACAAAAAAATGACAAATACCATATATTACTTTATTCTTGTTTACGCAGATAGGATGAAGGTTGATTTTCAAGATCTTTATAAGGTTAAATATATTCCATCTCTTTTAAAAGAAAATGAAAAAGAATTAATAAGACAAATAGCGATTGGATTAGAATATAAACCTAGTGGCATACAAAAAGAAATACTTAAAATAGAAAGAATGTTATATTACTATAATAAAAATTTGTATGAATTAGCAGAAAAAGAGATATGGGATTATAAAAATAAGATATTAGAAATATATCCATATAAAAGGGAAATAAGGATAACAAAATACACTTTCAACATAATGAAAGGTTTAGGCATATTATCACCCAAAGTAGTATATAAAACATCTCCACTAAGAGACTATAAAGGAATTTCATTAGATGTAGACAAAGAGTTTTTAAGATTGACATTAAATGATTATGAAGAATATATAGAAAAGAATATGTATTTTAAAACAGCTGAAAAAGCACGTAGAATAATAATAAAATTCATGAATTGGATTAGTAATGAATATCCAGAAATTAAAACTTTACAAGATATAGAGTTTGAGCACATTAGAGGTTTTAGTAAATACATTAAAAATTTACATATCCCAAAGACTGAGAAGCTATATTCTAGGGAAACTATAAATGGTTGGCTATCAAGATTGAAGGGATTTCTCATATATTTATCAAATAAAAATTTATTAAATAATGAATTGAATTATAAAATATATGATAGATATGATGGATATAATTATTTATATTTTACAAAAGGTAAGTCATTGCCAAGACCAATACCTCTTAGAGATAGAGAGCAAATAAGGAATATCATATATAATATTCAGGAAAAAAAAGCAGATGATTATCTTATTAAACGTATGCTAAAAATACTATATTTACTAGGATTAAGACCGTTTGAGTTAGAATGTCTTAAATTGGATTGCAAAAGAGGAACAAAAGAAATTCCTAAATTACATGTACATAGAGCAAAATTTTTCAAAGAACGTTTTATACCTCTCACGGAAGAAGCGAAAAAAATTATAGATGAATTAGTTGAATTTAATAAGAACAGTTTTGAAATATATTCCAGATACGATGAATTAACAATACAAAGGTTGTGCCATTGGCAGGGGAAAATATATGAATTTAGAACATTGAGTTACTTTTTTAAAAAAAGTCTAATTGATGCAGGGCTTACAGATAATGAAAACAATTCAAAATATACACTATATGACCTTAGAAGGATAAGGATTACAACATGGTTAGAAGCAGGTATAGCAGAGGAAGTTGTAGCAGATATGGTTGGACACAATGATGTAGATTCTCATAATGCATATTTAATTGGAAAAGAAATTAGAACTGAAAATGCCAAAAAGGTTCATAAAGAATTATATGAAGATTTTTTGAAAGAAGTTGAAAGTACTGGCATGTATACTGAAAAACAGATAGAAGATATAGAAACACGTGATTACATAGAGACGATACAAGAATCCTTGTTACAAATTGAAAATAAGAATATAAACATAGCTATGCTAGAATCTGCATTTAGAGAATTCCCAGAGCTGTCTATTCCTGTACCTTGTGGTAACTGTTTAGGAAAGATTCTATATGAAGAAGATTTTGATTGTTCACAGATGGAATTACCTTGCTTAGAATGTAATGAATTATTAGTGAAAGAATCAAATATAAAGCAACTGGATGATTTTATAGGGAGAATATATATAAACTTACAAATTCAAGAAAAGAAAGGCTTAGAGGGATTAATGGATAGGTCAGTTTCGATGTTAAAGCGATTAAAAAATTTTTATGTTTTAAAATTTAAATTTAAAGAAGATGAAGCTGAACAAAGATTTAATGAAATAAAAAATAAAGTTGCTCCCATCAAGAAAAGAGGCAGAAAAAAGAAATCTTAA
- a CDS encoding helix-turn-helix transcriptional regulator: MDKRNIIGKQVKNIRKNKKITQEQLTARLHVLGIEIDRTMISKIENQTRHILDYELKAIAEALSIDINKLFE; the protein is encoded by the coding sequence ATGGATAAAAGGAATATTATTGGAAAACAAGTGAAAAATATAAGAAAAAACAAAAAAATCACCCAAGAACAATTAACTGCTAGATTACATGTCCTTGGGATTGAGATTGATCGTACTATGATTTCTAAGATAGAAAATCAAACACGTCATATATTAGATTATGAATTAAAAGCTATCGCCGAAGCTTTGTCTATAGATATTAATAAGCTATTTGAATAA